One window from the genome of Magnolia sinica isolate HGM2019 chromosome 4, MsV1, whole genome shotgun sequence encodes:
- the LOC131243979 gene encoding protein NRT1/ PTR FAMILY 5.6-like has translation MSGSLQAWKHCILSGLVFTDAIVFNGIIGNLMSILEDILGRNMAKNAAILAIQMGLSSLIAIAGRFLTDDYFGKYIMINISIVIYIIALVILCFLLRIEEDASIYVTCFLIAVGHGCFESLLEEYGKDQIDTANFGGRRVLHYVWWRTPKFLGSAVGSIILLIAEKCGWKYEWKYAGWLTTGVMVVASSLFFCSKFLYDFRNDKPATSPYGRVIRVFVAATLNIHLPGPVPGDLHEEEEHDHILPHSNSLRCLDKAAIRPRQEDAEKNKWWQCRVTEVEEIKCLLHTFPTWATLVMCGIVSTVQQTLFIEQAYYMERRLGSVKVPVTSLFMLAGLPKLLIDKFHPRRPDRIITLGIFFSILCCITAALVESRRLNAYNGGHVLYDEEDQENKHDVVNVSIFWLLPQFFLIGAMDGLVYSGIHDFFDDHLPDSMKSLDFSFFKSVHAAGYFLFALLATIMNKATKWFGVDINSSRVDYVYWGLGILSLINFFIYGYISGIFSPIREGKENDLNGTNNDNDETTTSAQGRTTTIEMRTVEQLESGASTASSEHV, from the exons GTCTGGTATTCACCGATGCCATTGTTTTCAACGGAATCATAGGGAACCTGATGTCTATTCTTGAAGACATTTTGGGGAGGAATATGGCAAAAAATGCAGCAATCCTCGCTATTCAGATGGGCTTGTCGTCTTTAATAGCGATCGCTGGGAGATTTCTCACTGATGATTATTTTGGCAAGTACATTATGATCAACATTTCCATCGTCATCTATATCATT gcacTTGTCATTTTATGTTTTTTACTACGGATAGAGGAAGATGCTTCCATCTACGTCACGTGTTTCCTAATAGCAGTAGGCCATGGTTGTTTTGAATCATTGCTTGAGGAGTACGGAAAAGATCAGATCGACACTGCTAACTTCGGAGGGAGGAGGGTCCTTCACTATGTCTGGTGGCGGACACCTAAGTTCTTGGGCTCGGCAGTGGGCTCCATCATACTTCTCATTGCAGAGAAATGTGGGTGGAAATATGAGTGGAAATATGCTGGTTGGCTAACTACAGGCGTGATGGTTGTTGCTTCTAGTTTGTTCTTCTGTAGCAAGTTCTTGTACGACTTCCGTAATGACAAGCCAGCTACAAGCCCATACGGACGTGTGATTCGTGTCTTTGTCGCTGCCACGTTGAATATACATCTTCCTGGGCCCGTGCCCGGTGATCTCCACGAAGAGGAGGAACATGACCATATCTTGCCTCACAGTAATAGCCTAAG GTGCCTTGACAAAGCTGCCATTCGTCCCAGACAAGAGGATGCGGAAAAAAACAAATGGTGGCAATGCAGAGTAACAGAAGTAGAGGAAATTAAGTGTCTCTTGCACACGTTCCCCACCTGGGCAACCTTAGTTATGTGTGGGATAGTATCGACAGTGCAACAAACTTTGTTCATCGAGCAAGCATACTACATGGAACGTCGACTTGGCTCCGTAAAAGTTCCGGTCACATCGCTGTTCATGTTGGCCGGACTTCCAAAGCTACTAATCGACAAATTTCACCCTCGGCGACCTGACAGGATAATTACTCTTGGGATATTCTTCTCGATATTGTGTTGCATAACTGCTGCTCTGGTGGAGAGTAGGAGGTTGAATGCTTATAACGGAGGCCACGTTTTATATGACGAAGAAGACcaagaaaataaacatgatgTTGTCAACGTGAGCATTTTCTGGCTACTTCCGCAGTTTTTCCTGATAGGAGCAATGGATGGATTAGTCTATAGCGGCATCCACGATTTCTTCGATGATCACCTCCCTGATTCTATGAAGAGCTTGGATTTCTCATTCTTCAAGAGCGTGCATGCAGCTGGATACTTTCTCTTTGCACTTTTGGCTACCATAATGAATAAAGCAACAAAATGGTTTGGCGTGGACATAAATAGTAGCCGTGTGGATTATGTATATTGGGGATTAGGGATACTGAGCTTGATCAACTTTTTTATTTATGGTTATATCTCAGGGATATTTAGTCCCATCAGAGAAGGCAAAGAGAATGACCTCAACGGTACCAACAATGACAACGATGAGACAACAACATCAGCACAAGGAAGAACAACGACAATCGAAATGAGAACAGTGGAACAACTGGAATCGGGCGCTAGCACTGCTAGCTCCGAGCACGTCTGA
- the LOC131243980 gene encoding protein NRT1/ PTR FAMILY 5.6-like isoform X1, with translation MPSKMRNYLQAWKPTIFAAGLIFSDAIVGNAIMGNLMFILRRGLGKNMARNAIVFAIQMSFTSLMAIAGSFVADAYFGKYRMIMISTIIYIIALVIISCLIWIAAAYSVYVACLLMATGQGCFQSLLENYGEDQINAYYEGKNIAKVLHQIWWWTSSFLGMAVGSIILLCAEEYGWRYSCWVIVGVMVVAFILFWCGKSSYDLKYDKSPKSPLTRVIRVFVAATLNRHLDCPTDKTHLHENPEEEHNDLLPHTDSLRCLDKAAIRPSNQDANKNTIPPSQQDTEKNQEEKKETEKINWRLCRVTEVEENKLLLGVFPIWATLVMCGTVLSMQKTLFIEQAYHMDRRFGSILIPVTSLFLLPGLSKAAIYAVHFLPLDRITILGQELIPKSQIGLGMFSSILCCMTAALVEKRRLNTYKGCDLGVNCHLLHQMYEGFGYGDIRMSIFWLFPQFFLIGAMDGFVSCGIKDFFNDYFPSMKSFEYSFSQSVLAAGYFLFALLALIISKATSWFGKNMNRSRADYFYWGLGILSFINLCIYAYISQRFSSVKKCKEIMEKEPNIGNSNKTRNDNGNNNDNSEVTTSAEERTPAIEIAIVKQQEMGTHVTSSEHV, from the exons ATGCCTAGCAAGATGAGGAACTATCTTCAAGCATGGAAACCTACCATCTTCGCTGCAG GTCTAATATTCAGTGATGCCATTGTTGGCAATGCAATCATGGGAAACTTGATGTTTATCCTAAGAAGAGGTTTGGGGAAGAATATGGCACGCAATGCAATAGTCTTCGCTATTCAAATGAGCTTCACATCTTTAATGGCGATTGCTGGGAGCTTTGTCGCTGATGCTTATTTTGGCAAGTACCGGATGATCATGATATCCACCATCATCTATATCATT GCACTAGTCATTATATCTTGTTTAATATGGATAGCAGCAGCATATTCTGTCTACGTCGCGTGTCTTCTAATGGCAACTGGCCAAGGTTGTTTTCAATCGTTGCTTGAAAATTACGGAGAAGACCAGATAAATGCTTACTACGAAGGGAAGAATATAGCGAAGGTCCTTCACCAGATCTGGTGGTGGACGTCTTCGTTTTTGGGCATGGCAGTGGGCTCCATCATACTTCTTTGTGCAGAGGAATATGGGTGGAGATATTCTTGTTGGGTAATTGTAGGAGTGATGGTTGttgcttttattttgttttggtgTGGCAAGTCCTCCTACGACCTCAAATATGATAAGTCACCCAAAAGCCCCCTCACACGTGTGATTCGTGTCTTTGTGGCTGCTACATTGAATAGGCATCTTGATTGCCCAACGGACAAAACTCATCTCCATGAAAATCCTGAGGAGGAACATAACGATCTTTTGCCTCATACTGATAGCCTAAG GTGCCTAGATAAGGCTGCCATTCGTCCCAGCAATCAAGATGCGAACAAAAACACCATTCCTCCAAGCCAACAGGATACAGAAAAAAACCAGGAAGAAAAAAAGGAGACAGAAAAAATCAATTGGAGGCTATGCAGAGTAACTGAAGTAGAAGAAAATAAGCTTCTTTTGGGTGTGTTCCCTATCTGGGCAACTTTAGTCATGTGTGGGACAGTATTATCAATGCAAAAAACATTGTTCATCGAGCAAGCATACCACATGGATCGTCGATTTGGATCCATATTAATTCCAGTCACATCACTCTTCCTGTTGCCAGGACTATCAAAGGCAGCAATCTATGCAGTTCACTTTCTACCACTTGACAGGATAACCATATTAGGACAAGAACTTATTCCCAAATCACAGATTGGTCTTGGGATGTTCTCCTCAATATTGTGTTGCATGACTGCTGCTCTAGTGGAGAAAAGAAGGTTGAACACTTATAAAGGATGCGACTTAGGCGTAAATTGCCACTTACTCCATCAAATGTATGAGGGATTTGGATACGGTGACATCAGGATGAGCATTTTCTGGCTATTTCCACAGTTTTTCCTGATAGGAGCAATGGATGGATTTGTCAGCTGCGGGATCAAAGATTTCTTCAATGATTACTTCCCTAGTATGAAGAGCTTCGAGTACTCATTCTCTCAGAGCGTGCTTGCAGCAGGATACTTTCTCTTTGCACTTTTGGCTCTCATAATAAGTAAAGCAACAAGCTGGTTCGGAAAGAACATGAATCGTAGCCGTGCGGATTATTTCTATTGGGGATTAGGGATACTGAGCTTTATCAACTTGTGTATTTATGCTTATATCTCACAAAGATTTAGTTCCGTGAAAAAATGTAAAGAAATTATGGAGAAGGAACCTAACATCGGCAACAGCAACAAAACTAGAAACGACAATGGCAACAACAATGACAACAGTGAGGTAACAACATCAGCAGAAGAAAGAACACCGGCAATAGAAATAGCTATTGTGAAGCAACAGGAAATGGGTACTCATGTCACTAGTTCTGAGCACGTCTGA
- the LOC131243980 gene encoding protein NRT1/ PTR FAMILY 5.6-like isoform X2, producing the protein MPTIGLIFSDAIVGNAIMGNLMFILRRGLGKNMARNAIVFAIQMSFTSLMAIAGSFVADAYFGKYRMIMISTIIYIIALVIISCLIWIAAAYSVYVACLLMATGQGCFQSLLENYGEDQINAYYEGKNIAKVLHQIWWWTSSFLGMAVGSIILLCAEEYGWRYSCWVIVGVMVVAFILFWCGKSSYDLKYDKSPKSPLTRVIRVFVAATLNRHLDCPTDKTHLHENPEEEHNDLLPHTDSLRCLDKAAIRPSNQDANKNTIPPSQQDTEKNQEEKKETEKINWRLCRVTEVEENKLLLGVFPIWATLVMCGTVLSMQKTLFIEQAYHMDRRFGSILIPVTSLFLLPGLSKAAIYAVHFLPLDRITILGQELIPKSQIGLGMFSSILCCMTAALVEKRRLNTYKGCDLGVNCHLLHQMYEGFGYGDIRMSIFWLFPQFFLIGAMDGFVSCGIKDFFNDYFPSMKSFEYSFSQSVLAAGYFLFALLALIISKATSWFGKNMNRSRADYFYWGLGILSFINLCIYAYISQRFSSVKKCKEIMEKEPNIGNSNKTRNDNGNNNDNSEVTTSAEERTPAIEIAIVKQQEMGTHVTSSEHV; encoded by the exons atgccaaccatag GTCTAATATTCAGTGATGCCATTGTTGGCAATGCAATCATGGGAAACTTGATGTTTATCCTAAGAAGAGGTTTGGGGAAGAATATGGCACGCAATGCAATAGTCTTCGCTATTCAAATGAGCTTCACATCTTTAATGGCGATTGCTGGGAGCTTTGTCGCTGATGCTTATTTTGGCAAGTACCGGATGATCATGATATCCACCATCATCTATATCATT GCACTAGTCATTATATCTTGTTTAATATGGATAGCAGCAGCATATTCTGTCTACGTCGCGTGTCTTCTAATGGCAACTGGCCAAGGTTGTTTTCAATCGTTGCTTGAAAATTACGGAGAAGACCAGATAAATGCTTACTACGAAGGGAAGAATATAGCGAAGGTCCTTCACCAGATCTGGTGGTGGACGTCTTCGTTTTTGGGCATGGCAGTGGGCTCCATCATACTTCTTTGTGCAGAGGAATATGGGTGGAGATATTCTTGTTGGGTAATTGTAGGAGTGATGGTTGttgcttttattttgttttggtgTGGCAAGTCCTCCTACGACCTCAAATATGATAAGTCACCCAAAAGCCCCCTCACACGTGTGATTCGTGTCTTTGTGGCTGCTACATTGAATAGGCATCTTGATTGCCCAACGGACAAAACTCATCTCCATGAAAATCCTGAGGAGGAACATAACGATCTTTTGCCTCATACTGATAGCCTAAG GTGCCTAGATAAGGCTGCCATTCGTCCCAGCAATCAAGATGCGAACAAAAACACCATTCCTCCAAGCCAACAGGATACAGAAAAAAACCAGGAAGAAAAAAAGGAGACAGAAAAAATCAATTGGAGGCTATGCAGAGTAACTGAAGTAGAAGAAAATAAGCTTCTTTTGGGTGTGTTCCCTATCTGGGCAACTTTAGTCATGTGTGGGACAGTATTATCAATGCAAAAAACATTGTTCATCGAGCAAGCATACCACATGGATCGTCGATTTGGATCCATATTAATTCCAGTCACATCACTCTTCCTGTTGCCAGGACTATCAAAGGCAGCAATCTATGCAGTTCACTTTCTACCACTTGACAGGATAACCATATTAGGACAAGAACTTATTCCCAAATCACAGATTGGTCTTGGGATGTTCTCCTCAATATTGTGTTGCATGACTGCTGCTCTAGTGGAGAAAAGAAGGTTGAACACTTATAAAGGATGCGACTTAGGCGTAAATTGCCACTTACTCCATCAAATGTATGAGGGATTTGGATACGGTGACATCAGGATGAGCATTTTCTGGCTATTTCCACAGTTTTTCCTGATAGGAGCAATGGATGGATTTGTCAGCTGCGGGATCAAAGATTTCTTCAATGATTACTTCCCTAGTATGAAGAGCTTCGAGTACTCATTCTCTCAGAGCGTGCTTGCAGCAGGATACTTTCTCTTTGCACTTTTGGCTCTCATAATAAGTAAAGCAACAAGCTGGTTCGGAAAGAACATGAATCGTAGCCGTGCGGATTATTTCTATTGGGGATTAGGGATACTGAGCTTTATCAACTTGTGTATTTATGCTTATATCTCACAAAGATTTAGTTCCGTGAAAAAATGTAAAGAAATTATGGAGAAGGAACCTAACATCGGCAACAGCAACAAAACTAGAAACGACAATGGCAACAACAATGACAACAGTGAGGTAACAACATCAGCAGAAGAAAGAACACCGGCAATAGAAATAGCTATTGTGAAGCAACAGGAAATGGGTACTCATGTCACTAGTTCTGAGCACGTCTGA